The proteins below are encoded in one region of Oryzias melastigma strain HK-1 linkage group LG7, ASM292280v2, whole genome shotgun sequence:
- the kctd6b gene encoding BTB/POZ domain-containing protein KCTD6, translating to MDNGDWGHRMTTPVTLNVGGHLYTTSLSTLQRYPDSMLGAMFRGDFPTARDSQGNYFIDRDGTLFRYILNFLRTSELTLPVDFTETDLLRKEADFYQIEPLIQCLNDPKPLYPPDIFEQVVELSSTRKLSKYSNPVAVIITQLTITTKVHALLEGISNNFTKWNKHMMDTRDCQVSFTFGPCDYHQEVSLRVHLMDYIMKQGFTIRNTRVHHMSERANENTVEHHWTFCRPAHKVED from the exons ATGGATAATGGGGACTGGGGCCATAGG ATGACTACTCCTGTTACCTTGAATGTGGGAGGCCACCTGTATACCACCAGTCTATCCACCCTACAGCGCTATCCAGACTCCATGCTGGGTGCCATGTTCCGGGGCGATTTCCCCACAGCTCGGGATTCCCAGGGGAATTATTTCATCGATCGGGATGGAACACTTTTCAGGTACATCCTGAACTTCCTGAGGACATCTGAGCTCACACTACCAGTGGACTTCACGGAGACGGACTTGCTGCGGAAAGAGGCTGACTTCTACCAGATCGAACCTTTGATCCAGTGCCTTAATGATCCTAAACCCCTATATCCTCCTGATATCTTCGAGCAGGTGGTGGAGCTTTCTAGCACCCGGAAACTGTCCAAATACTCCAACCCAGTTGCTGTTATCATCACACAGCTAACTATAACAACAAAGGTTCACGCCCTGCTAGAGGGCATTTCCAACAACTTCACCAAGTGGAACAAACACATGATGGACACCAGAGACTGTCAGGTGTCATTTACCTTTGGACCATGTGACTATCATCAAGAGGTTTCACTGCGCGTTCATCTCATGGACTATATAATGAAACAAGGTTTCACCATCCGGAACACTCGTGTGCACCATATGAGCGAACGTGCAAATGAGAACACCGTGGAGCATCACTGGACTTTCTGTAGGCCAGCACACAAAGTTGAGGACTGA